A genomic stretch from Sebastes fasciatus isolate fSebFas1 chromosome 23, fSebFas1.pri, whole genome shotgun sequence includes:
- the dyrk2 gene encoding dual specificity tyrosine-phosphorylation-regulated kinase 2 isoform X1, protein MSDAVQLSSQSQVHVTQLYEENTNKRPVLTSQPNGLAPLSSARPGLPLPDRQTSASEPPHHGRQGSAASNKSMDGKPKAASLSPEQAMKQFMSKMSSMEHHEVFSYPEVYFVGPNAKKRSGVMGGANNGGYDDDQGSYIHVPHDHISYRYEVLKVIGKGSFGQVVKAFDHKSQTHVALKMVRNEKRFHRQAAEEIRILEHLRKQDKDSSMNVIHMLENFTFRNHICMTFELLSMNLYELIKKNKFQGFSLPLVRKFAHSILQCLDSLHKNRIIHCDLKPENILLKQQGRSGIKVIDFGSSCYEHQRVYTYIQSRFYRAPEVILGSRYGMPIDMWSLGCILAELLTGYPLLPGEDEADQLACIIELLGMPSQKLLDASKRAKNFVSSKGYPRYCAVTTLPDGTTVLNAGRSRRGKVRGAPGSKDWSAALKGCDDPLFLDFLKQCLEWDPALRMTPSQALRHPWLRRRLPKPPTGTSVGDKTSSSSKRSTTTTDGAITSISKLATTSSTITSSSSKTRTNLAAITDANGNIQPRTVLPKLVS, encoded by the exons ATGTCGGACGCCGTCCAGCTGTCGTCCCAGTCGCAGGTCCACGTCACCCAGCTGTACGAGGAGAACACCAACAAGCGTCCGGTTCTGACCTCCCAGCCCAACGGCCTGGCTCCTCTCAGCTCCGCCCGGCCCGGCCTGCCGCTGCCGGACCGTCAGACCTCGGCCTCGGAGCCCCCCCACCACGGCCGCCAGGGCAGCGCCGCCTCCAACAAGTCAATGGACGGCAAGCCGAAGGCCGCCTCCTTGTCCCCGGAGCAGGCCATGAAGCAGTTCATGTCCAAGATGTCATCGATGGAACACCACGAGGTGTTCAGCTACCCCGAAG tgTATTTTGTCGGCCCGAACGCCAAGAAGAGGTCAGGGGTCATGGGCGGAGCCAACAACGGCGGTTACGACGACGATCAGGGATCCTACATCCATGTTCCACATGACCACATCTCCTACCGCTACGAAGTCCTGAAGGTCATCGGCAAGGGCAGCTTTGGACAG GTGGTGAAGGCCTTCGACCACAAGTCTCAGACCCACGTGGCTCTGAAGATGGTCCGCAACGAGAAGCGCTTCCACCGGCAGGCGGCAGAGGAGATCCGCATCCTGGAGCACCTGAGGAAGCAGGACAAGGACTCGAGCATGAACGTCATCCACATGCTGGAGAACTTCACCTTCAGGAACCACATCTGCATGACCTTCGAGCTGCTCAGCATGAACCTGTACGAGCTCATCAAGAAGAACAAGTTCCAGGGCTTCAGCCTCCCGCTGGTCAGGAAGTTCGCCCACTCCATCCTGCAGTGTCTGGACTCGCTGCACAAGAACCGCATCATCCACTGCGACCTCAAGCCAGAGAACATTTTACTCAAGCAGCAGGGACGCAGCGGCATCAAG gTCATAGACTTTGGTTCTAGCTGTTATGAACATCAGAGAGTTTATACCTACATCCAGTCCAGGTTCTACAGAGCGCCAGAGGTCATTCTAG GCTCCAGGTACGGGATGCCTATCGACATGTGGTCTCTTGGCTGCATCCTGGCCGAGCTGCTGACCGGTTACCCGCTGCTGCCGGGCGAGGACGAAGCCGACCAGCTGGCCTGCATCATCGAACTTCTGGGCATGCCCAGCCAGAAGCTCCTGGACGCCTCCAAGAGAGCCAAGAACTTTGTGTCGTCCAAAGGCTACCCGCGGTACTGCGCCGTCACCACGCTGCCAGACGGCACCACCGTGCTGAACGCCGGCCGCTCACGGCGAGGGAAGGTACGCGGCGCGCCAGGCAGCAAGGACTGGAGCGCGGCGCTGAAGGGCTGCGATGACCCGCTGTTCCTGGACTTCCTAAAGCAGTGTCTGGAGTGGGACCCAGCACTCAGGATGACGCCCAGCCAGGCGCTGCGCCACCCGTGGCTGAGGAGGCGACTCCCCAAACCGCCGACGGGAACCTCCGTCGGGGACAAGACCTCCTCTTCGTCCAAACggagcaccaccaccaccgacGGCGCCATCACCTCCATCTCCAAGCTCGCCACCACCTCCTCAACCATcacgtcctcctcctccaaaaCCAGGACTAACTTGGCAGCGATCACCGATGCCAACGGAAACATCCAGCCTCGGACGGTGCTGCCCAAACTGGTCAGCTGA
- the dyrk2 gene encoding dual specificity tyrosine-phosphorylation-regulated kinase 2 isoform X2 encodes MLTKKPGTSVLPTGKVGEPVYSPGHSGSQTTSPVALPRLRNNNHNALTGGSKAAMSDAVQLSSQSQVHVTQLYEENTNKRPVLTSQPNGLAPLSSARPGLPLPDRQTSASEPPHHGRQGSAASNKSMDGKPKAASLSPEQAMKQFMSKMSSMEHHEVFSYPEVYFVGPNAKKRSGVMGGANNGGYDDDQGSYIHVPHDHISYRYEVLKVIGKGSFGQVVKAFDHKSQTHVALKMVRNEKRFHRQAAEEIRILEHLRKQDKDSSMNVIHMLENFTFRNHICMTFELLSMNLYELIKKNKFQGFSLPLVRKFAHSILQCLDSLHKNRIIHCDLKPENILLKQQGRSGIKVIDFGSSCYEHQRVYTYIQSRFYRAPEVILGSRYGMPIDMWSLGCILAELLTGYPLLPGEDEADQLACIIELLGMPSQKLLDASKRAKNFVSSKGYPRYCAVTTLPDGTTVLNAGRSRRGKVRGAPGSKDWSAALKGCDDPLFLDFLKQCLEWDPALRMTPSQALRHPWLRRRLPKPPTGTSVGDKTSSSSKRSTTTTDGAITSISKLATTSSTITSSSSKTRTNLAAITDANGNIQPRTVLPKLVS; translated from the exons GGAGGCTCTAAAGCCGCCATGTCGGACGCCGTCCAGCTGTCGTCCCAGTCGCAGGTCCACGTCACCCAGCTGTACGAGGAGAACACCAACAAGCGTCCGGTTCTGACCTCCCAGCCCAACGGCCTGGCTCCTCTCAGCTCCGCCCGGCCCGGCCTGCCGCTGCCGGACCGTCAGACCTCGGCCTCGGAGCCCCCCCACCACGGCCGCCAGGGCAGCGCCGCCTCCAACAAGTCAATGGACGGCAAGCCGAAGGCCGCCTCCTTGTCCCCGGAGCAGGCCATGAAGCAGTTCATGTCCAAGATGTCATCGATGGAACACCACGAGGTGTTCAGCTACCCCGAAG tgTATTTTGTCGGCCCGAACGCCAAGAAGAGGTCAGGGGTCATGGGCGGAGCCAACAACGGCGGTTACGACGACGATCAGGGATCCTACATCCATGTTCCACATGACCACATCTCCTACCGCTACGAAGTCCTGAAGGTCATCGGCAAGGGCAGCTTTGGACAG GTGGTGAAGGCCTTCGACCACAAGTCTCAGACCCACGTGGCTCTGAAGATGGTCCGCAACGAGAAGCGCTTCCACCGGCAGGCGGCAGAGGAGATCCGCATCCTGGAGCACCTGAGGAAGCAGGACAAGGACTCGAGCATGAACGTCATCCACATGCTGGAGAACTTCACCTTCAGGAACCACATCTGCATGACCTTCGAGCTGCTCAGCATGAACCTGTACGAGCTCATCAAGAAGAACAAGTTCCAGGGCTTCAGCCTCCCGCTGGTCAGGAAGTTCGCCCACTCCATCCTGCAGTGTCTGGACTCGCTGCACAAGAACCGCATCATCCACTGCGACCTCAAGCCAGAGAACATTTTACTCAAGCAGCAGGGACGCAGCGGCATCAAG gTCATAGACTTTGGTTCTAGCTGTTATGAACATCAGAGAGTTTATACCTACATCCAGTCCAGGTTCTACAGAGCGCCAGAGGTCATTCTAG GCTCCAGGTACGGGATGCCTATCGACATGTGGTCTCTTGGCTGCATCCTGGCCGAGCTGCTGACCGGTTACCCGCTGCTGCCGGGCGAGGACGAAGCCGACCAGCTGGCCTGCATCATCGAACTTCTGGGCATGCCCAGCCAGAAGCTCCTGGACGCCTCCAAGAGAGCCAAGAACTTTGTGTCGTCCAAAGGCTACCCGCGGTACTGCGCCGTCACCACGCTGCCAGACGGCACCACCGTGCTGAACGCCGGCCGCTCACGGCGAGGGAAGGTACGCGGCGCGCCAGGCAGCAAGGACTGGAGCGCGGCGCTGAAGGGCTGCGATGACCCGCTGTTCCTGGACTTCCTAAAGCAGTGTCTGGAGTGGGACCCAGCACTCAGGATGACGCCCAGCCAGGCGCTGCGCCACCCGTGGCTGAGGAGGCGACTCCCCAAACCGCCGACGGGAACCTCCGTCGGGGACAAGACCTCCTCTTCGTCCAAACggagcaccaccaccaccgacGGCGCCATCACCTCCATCTCCAAGCTCGCCACCACCTCCTCAACCATcacgtcctcctcctccaaaaCCAGGACTAACTTGGCAGCGATCACCGATGCCAACGGAAACATCCAGCCTCGGACGGTGCTGCCCAAACTGGTCAGCTGA